In one Pseudomonas sp. SCA2728.1_7 genomic region, the following are encoded:
- a CDS encoding bifunctional DedA family/phosphatase PAP2 family protein, with protein MGPWLDSVTGWLAANPQWLAAAVFIVAMVECLAIAGLIVPGTVLLFAIAVLAGSGALSLSETLLLGFLGGILGDLISYFLGRHFHQNIRRLPGLRHHPEWMAGAEGYFQRYGIASLLVGRFIGPLRPMLPMVAGMCDMPFPRFAAVSLLAAAGWSLAYLLPGWATGAAFRLPLPEGFWLQAGIVAGSIAAMVGLSVNSSLRRHRRATIWISSKSLLILIGLFIGYPYLTALDQGVMTLVQEHRQPVLDEVAVTLTLIGEFRNMLMFSALLVALLLLCRQWRHALFAVGTLLVTALANTATKYFFARVRPEVLTDPLTTFSMPSGHASGSFALFLTLAVLAGRGQPPRMRLTWLLIGCMPALAIALSRVYLGAHWPTDVLAGAMLACCVCAASLWLSQRSTSLNPMPFKVWWLILPAMVAMFAFFVLRHLPHTLLRYAY; from the coding sequence ATGGGCCCATGGCTCGATAGCGTGACCGGGTGGCTGGCGGCCAATCCACAATGGCTGGCTGCTGCGGTGTTCATTGTTGCTATGGTGGAATGCCTGGCGATTGCCGGTTTGATCGTACCGGGCACCGTGCTGCTGTTTGCCATCGCCGTGCTGGCCGGCAGCGGCGCACTGTCGCTGAGCGAAACCCTGCTGCTGGGCTTCCTCGGCGGGATTCTCGGTGATTTGATCTCGTATTTCCTCGGTCGCCACTTCCACCAGAACATCCGGCGCCTGCCGGGCTTGCGCCATCACCCGGAGTGGATGGCCGGCGCAGAAGGCTACTTCCAGCGCTACGGCATCGCCAGCCTGTTGGTTGGACGTTTTATCGGACCGTTACGGCCGATGCTGCCCATGGTCGCCGGCATGTGCGACATGCCCTTCCCGCGTTTCGCCGCTGTCAGCCTGTTGGCCGCCGCCGGCTGGAGCCTGGCCTATCTGCTGCCGGGCTGGGCCACCGGCGCGGCTTTCCGCCTGCCATTGCCTGAAGGGTTCTGGCTGCAAGCCGGGATTGTCGCCGGCAGTATTGCGGCAATGGTCGGCCTCAGTGTGAACAGCAGTTTGCGTCGTCACCGCCGCGCAACAATCTGGATCAGCAGCAAGAGCCTGTTGATTCTGATCGGCCTGTTCATCGGCTATCCGTATTTGACAGCGCTTGATCAAGGCGTGATGACTCTGGTGCAGGAACATCGCCAGCCGGTTCTGGACGAAGTTGCCGTCACGCTGACGCTGATCGGCGAGTTCCGCAACATGTTGATGTTCAGCGCACTGCTCGTTGCCCTGCTGTTGCTGTGCCGACAATGGCGCCACGCGTTGTTCGCGGTGGGTACGCTGCTGGTCACCGCGCTGGCCAATACCGCGACCAAGTACTTCTTTGCCCGGGTGCGTCCGGAAGTACTGACCGATCCGTTGACGACTTTCAGCATGCCCAGCGGTCACGCGTCGGGTTCCTTTGCGCTGTTCCTGACGCTGGCGGTGCTCGCCGGCCGTGGTCAGCCGCCGCGCATGCGCCTGACGTGGCTGCTGATCGGCTGCATGCCCGCCTTGGCCATCGCTCTGTCACGGGTCTATCTCGGCGCGCATTGGCCGACCGATGTATTGGCCGGTGCGATGCTGGCTTGTTGCGTCTGCGCCGCCAGCCTGTGGCTGAGCCAGCGCTCGACATCACTCAACCCCATGCCATTCAAAGTGTGGTGGTTGATCTTGCCGGCCATGGTAGCGATGTTCGCCTTCTTTGTTCTTCGGCACTTGCCACATACATTGCTGCGCTATGCCTACTAA
- a CDS encoding DNA-3-methyladenine glycosylase: MSNLTVRHRAERLPLGLPDAFFDRDAQVLAQDLLGKVIRHRVGDLWLSARIIETEAYYCAEKGSHASLGYTEKRKALFLDGGHIYMYYARGGDSLNFSAQGPGNAVLIKSAYPWVDEVSGPASLAQMLLNNPDAQGRARPSQKLCAGQTLLCKALGLKVPVWDAKRFDHEVLLVEDTGPAPSHIIQTTRLGIPHGRDEHLMYRFVDATYAQWCTRNPLRRGQVEGRDYFLL, from the coding sequence ATGTCCAACCTGACCGTTCGCCACCGCGCCGAACGCCTGCCGCTGGGGCTGCCGGACGCCTTTTTCGACCGAGATGCGCAAGTGTTGGCGCAGGATCTGCTCGGCAAAGTCATTCGCCACCGGGTCGGCGATCTGTGGCTGAGCGCGCGAATCATCGAAACCGAAGCCTATTACTGCGCGGAAAAAGGCAGTCACGCGTCCCTCGGCTACACAGAAAAGCGTAAGGCTTTGTTTCTGGACGGCGGGCACATCTATATGTACTACGCCCGTGGCGGTGATTCGCTGAACTTCAGCGCACAAGGGCCGGGCAATGCGGTATTGATCAAATCCGCCTATCCGTGGGTCGATGAAGTCAGCGGGCCGGCGAGCCTGGCGCAGATGCTGCTGAACAACCCTGATGCTCAGGGACGTGCGCGCCCTTCGCAAAAGCTTTGCGCCGGACAAACCCTGTTGTGCAAGGCGCTGGGGCTGAAAGTACCAGTGTGGGATGCCAAACGTTTCGATCATGAAGTCCTTCTGGTAGAAGACACCGGGCCTGCGCCCTCGCACATCATTCAGACCACCCGCCTGGGTATCCCCCACGGCCGGGACGAACACTTGATGTACCGCTTCGTCGATGCGACTTACGCGCAATGGTGCACGCGGAACCCGCTGCGACGCGGTCAGGTCGAAGGCCGGGATTATTTTCTGCTGTAA
- a CDS encoding glutamate-5-semialdehyde dehydrogenase, which translates to MTESVLDYMTRLGRAAREASRVIGRASTAQKNRALQAAANALDAARAELAAANEQDLAAGRANGLEPALLERLQLTPARIDGMIVGLRQVAALPDPVGAIRDMSFRPSGIQVGKMRVPLGVIGIIYESRPNVTIDAASLCLKSGNATILRGGSEAIHSNRAIAACIQRGLAEAELPAAVVQVVETTDRAAVGAMITMPEYVDVIVPRGGRGLIERISRDARVPVIKHLDGICHVYVSAHADLAKAQRIAFNAKTYRYGICGAMETLLVDQTVAQDFLPSMAAQFREKGVELRGCERTRAIIDAVAASEDDWNTEYLAPILSIRVVDGLDQAIEHINHYGSHHTDSIVSENLADTRRFVAEVDSASVMINTPTCFADGFEYGLGAEIGISTDKLHARGPVGLEGLTCEKYIVVGDGQLRGQAPV; encoded by the coding sequence ATGACTGAGTCCGTTCTTGACTACATGACCCGATTGGGTCGCGCCGCCCGCGAAGCTTCCCGGGTCATCGGCCGTGCCAGCACCGCGCAGAAGAACCGCGCCTTGCAGGCTGCTGCCAATGCCTTGGACGCCGCACGCGCCGAGCTTGCCGCCGCCAATGAGCAGGATCTGGCTGCCGGTCGCGCCAATGGTCTGGAACCGGCATTGCTGGAACGTCTGCAACTGACCCCGGCGCGCATCGACGGCATGATCGTCGGTTTGCGTCAGGTCGCGGCACTGCCGGACCCGGTCGGTGCGATCCGTGACATGAGCTTCCGTCCGTCGGGGATTCAGGTCGGCAAAATGCGCGTGCCACTGGGCGTGATCGGGATCATCTACGAATCCCGTCCCAACGTGACTATCGATGCCGCGAGCCTGTGCCTTAAGTCCGGCAACGCGACCATTCTGCGCGGTGGTTCCGAAGCGATTCATTCCAACCGGGCGATTGCCGCGTGCATTCAGCGCGGTCTGGCCGAGGCCGAACTGCCCGCTGCTGTGGTGCAAGTGGTTGAAACCACCGACCGTGCCGCTGTTGGCGCGATGATCACCATGCCTGAGTACGTCGATGTGATCGTGCCGCGCGGTGGCCGTGGCCTGATCGAACGCATCAGTCGCGATGCCCGGGTGCCGGTGATCAAGCATCTGGACGGTATCTGCCATGTCTACGTCAGTGCCCACGCCGATCTGGCGAAAGCCCAGCGCATCGCCTTCAATGCCAAGACTTATCGTTATGGCATCTGCGGTGCGATGGAGACGCTGCTGGTCGATCAAACGGTTGCGCAAGATTTCCTGCCGTCGATGGCCGCCCAGTTCCGCGAAAAAGGCGTCGAACTGCGTGGCTGCGAGCGCACCCGGGCGATCATCGACGCCGTTGCCGCCAGCGAAGACGACTGGAACACCGAATATCTGGCGCCGATCCTGTCGATCCGTGTGGTCGACGGTCTGGATCAGGCCATCGAACACATCAACCATTACGGCTCCCATCACACCGACTCGATCGTCAGCGAAAACCTCGCTGACACCCGGCGCTTTGTGGCGGAAGTCGACTCGGCGTCGGTGATGATCAACACCCCGACCTGCTTCGCCGATGGATTTGAATACGGATTGGGTGCCGAGATCGGCATTTCTACTGATAAGCTGCACGCCCGCGGCCCGGTGGGTCTCGAAGGACTGACCTGCGAGAAGTACATCGTGGTCGGTGATGGCCAGTTGCGCGGCCAGGCGCCGGTCTGA
- the nadD gene encoding nicotinate-nucleotide adenylyltransferase: MTDLDLTAPQTGSETRPRRIGVLGGTFDPVHIGHLRGGLEVAEALALDELRLMPNARPPHRGTPQVSAQDRLAMVECAVVGMPPLMVDARELQRDKPSWTIDTLESMRAEMPAETQVFLLLGWDAFCGLPTWHRWEELLQHCHILVLQRPDADSEPPDALRNLLAARSVSDPLALKGPSGQIAFVWQTPLAVSATQIRQLLASGKSVRFLVPDAVLAYIDAHGLYRASN; encoded by the coding sequence TTGACCGACCTCGACCTGACAGCGCCGCAAACCGGCAGCGAAACCCGTCCGCGGCGCATCGGCGTGCTGGGCGGCACGTTCGACCCGGTGCACATCGGCCATTTGCGCGGTGGGCTGGAAGTCGCCGAAGCGCTGGCGCTCGATGAATTGCGCCTGATGCCGAATGCGCGGCCGCCCCATCGCGGTACGCCGCAGGTGTCGGCGCAGGATCGCTTGGCGATGGTCGAGTGTGCGGTGGTCGGCATGCCGCCGCTGATGGTGGACGCCCGCGAATTGCAGCGGGACAAGCCGTCCTGGACCATCGATACCCTGGAGTCGATGCGCGCTGAAATGCCCGCCGAGACCCAGGTTTTTCTGCTTTTGGGCTGGGACGCATTTTGCGGCCTGCCCACTTGGCACCGCTGGGAAGAGTTGCTCCAGCATTGCCACATCCTGGTGCTACAGCGCCCGGACGCCGACAGCGAACCGCCGGATGCCTTGCGCAACCTGCTGGCAGCGCGTTCGGTGAGCGACCCGCTGGCCCTGAAGGGGCCTAGCGGACAGATTGCATTCGTCTGGCAGACACCGCTCGCGGTTTCCGCCACCCAGATCCGTCAACTGCTGGCCAGCGGTAAGTCGGTACGTTTCCTGGTGCCCGACGCGGTCCTGGCCTACATCGATGCGCACGGTCTGTACCGTGCGTCGAACTGA
- the rsfS gene encoding ribosome silencing factor translates to MTDKDQTKVKRKGTFKSAPLPEPVNTNEPLKGDELVKLAVAALEDVKAQDIQIIDVRDKQSITDYMIIATGTSNRQINAMLDKVREEVKKQGAKPLGEEGKGDSDWVLLDLDLVIVHMMTASARQFYDLERLWAGAEQSRAADAKHHSPENTHEHFTKLNKDQL, encoded by the coding sequence ATGACTGACAAAGACCAAACCAAAGTAAAGCGCAAAGGCACATTCAAGAGCGCCCCGCTGCCAGAACCGGTCAACACCAATGAGCCGCTGAAGGGCGACGAGCTGGTCAAGCTGGCTGTAGCTGCGCTGGAAGACGTCAAGGCACAAGACATCCAGATCATTGATGTTCGCGACAAGCAGAGCATCACTGACTACATGATCATCGCCACCGGTACCTCCAACCGCCAGATCAACGCGATGCTCGACAAGGTTCGCGAAGAAGTCAAAAAGCAGGGCGCCAAGCCGCTGGGCGAAGAAGGCAAGGGCGACAGCGACTGGGTGCTGCTCGACCTGGACCTGGTGATCGTGCACATGATGACCGCCTCGGCACGTCAGTTCTACGACCTGGAGCGCCTGTGGGCCGGTGCCGAGCAGAGCCGTGCGGCCGACGCCAAGCACCACAGCCCGGAAAACACCCACGAGCACTTCACCAAGCTCAACAAAGACCAGCTGTAA
- the rlmH gene encoding 23S rRNA (pseudouridine(1915)-N(3))-methyltransferase RlmH: MRLRLIAVGSRMPKWVEEGWHEYAKRLPSELALELVEIPLNTRGKNADVARFIRQEGEAMLAKVGPNERIVTLEVHGKPWSTEQLAVELDRWRLDSRTVNFMVGGPEGLAPEVCARADQRWSLSPLTLPHPLVRILIGEQLYRAWTVLSGHPYHK; the protein is encoded by the coding sequence GTGCGACTGCGCCTGATCGCCGTCGGTTCACGCATGCCCAAGTGGGTGGAAGAAGGCTGGCATGAATATGCCAAGCGTCTTCCGTCCGAGCTGGCGCTGGAACTGGTGGAAATACCGCTCAATACCCGTGGCAAGAATGCCGACGTGGCCCGATTCATCCGTCAGGAAGGCGAAGCCATGCTGGCCAAGGTCGGGCCGAACGAGCGGATCGTCACGCTGGAAGTCCACGGCAAGCCCTGGAGCACCGAGCAGCTGGCGGTCGAACTCGATCGCTGGCGGCTGGATTCGCGCACGGTCAACTTCATGGTTGGTGGCCCGGAGGGGCTGGCGCCGGAAGTCTGTGCCCGTGCCGATCAGCGCTGGTCGTTGTCGCCGCTGACGTTGCCGCACCCGTTGGTGCGGATCCTGATCGGCGAACAGTTGTATCGTGCCTGGACCGTGCTGTCCGGTCACCCTTACCACAAGTAA
- the mrdA gene encoding penicillin-binding protein 2 translates to MSQPIRIKDHEKDARLVRSRVVFGAIAIMLLIGVLIARLYYLQVIQYEYHSTLSENNRVHVQPIPPTRGLIFDRNGVVVADNRPSFSLSMTRERSGDWQQVLDVIVEVLELTPEDRVIFEKRMRQGRRPFEPVPILFELSEEQIARIAVNQFRLPGVEVVAQLVRHYPQGAHFAHSVGYMGRINEKELKSLDPVNYSGTHHIGKTGIERFYEPELHGQVGYEEVETNARGRVLRVLKRTDPIPGKDIVLSLDIKLQEAAEVALGGRRGAVVALDPKTGEVLAMVSQPSFDPNLFVTGISFKAYAELRDSIDRPLFNRVLRGLYPPGSTIKPAVAIAGLDSGVVTASSRVFDPGYYMLPNYDHKYRNWNRTGDGFVDLDTAIMRSNDTYFYDLAHKLGIDRLSAYMNKFGIGQKVSLDMFEESPGLMPSREWKRATRKQAWFPGETLILGIGQGYMQSTPLQLAQATALVANKGIWNRPHLAKSLEGVKPVDENPMPDIVLRDPSDWNKVNHGMQQVMHGARGTARKAAIGAQYRIAGKSGTAQVVAIKQGEKYDRSKVQERHRDHALFVGFAPADDPKIVVSVMVENGESGSGVAAPVVRQVMDAWLLDKDGRLKAEYASPISAEATARDE, encoded by the coding sequence ATGTCTCAGCCGATCCGCATCAAGGACCACGAAAAGGACGCACGCCTGGTGCGTAGCCGCGTCGTGTTCGGGGCCATTGCGATCATGCTGCTGATCGGCGTGTTGATCGCGCGGCTGTATTACTTGCAGGTGATCCAGTACGAGTACCACTCGACGCTGTCGGAAAACAACCGCGTCCATGTGCAGCCGATTCCGCCGACCCGTGGGCTGATTTTCGACCGCAACGGCGTGGTGGTGGCGGATAACCGTCCAAGCTTCAGCCTGAGCATGACCCGTGAGCGCTCCGGCGACTGGCAGCAAGTGCTCGACGTCATCGTCGAAGTGCTGGAGCTGACGCCCGAGGACCGGGTGATCTTCGAGAAACGCATGCGTCAGGGGCGCCGGCCGTTCGAGCCAGTGCCGATCCTGTTCGAGCTGAGCGAAGAGCAGATCGCCCGCATCGCGGTGAACCAGTTCCGCCTGCCGGGCGTGGAAGTGGTCGCACAATTGGTTCGTCACTATCCGCAGGGCGCGCATTTCGCGCACTCGGTGGGTTACATGGGGCGGATCAACGAGAAAGAGCTGAAGAGCCTCGATCCGGTCAACTACAGCGGCACCCACCACATCGGCAAAACCGGCATCGAGCGTTTCTACGAGCCGGAATTGCACGGTCAGGTCGGTTACGAAGAAGTCGAGACCAACGCCCGTGGCCGCGTGCTGCGTGTGCTCAAGCGCACCGATCCGATTCCCGGCAAGGACATCGTCCTCAGTCTGGACATCAAATTGCAGGAAGCCGCCGAGGTGGCATTGGGCGGGCGCCGTGGTGCGGTGGTTGCGCTGGACCCGAAGACCGGCGAAGTGTTGGCGATGGTCAGCCAGCCGAGTTTCGACCCGAACCTGTTCGTCACCGGGATCAGCTTCAAGGCGTATGCCGAGTTGCGTGATTCGATCGACCGGCCGTTGTTCAACCGTGTATTGCGCGGTCTGTATCCGCCGGGTTCGACGATCAAACCGGCGGTGGCGATTGCCGGTCTCGATTCTGGCGTAGTCACGGCTTCGAGCCGGGTGTTTGACCCGGGCTACTACATGCTGCCCAACTACGATCACAAATACCGTAACTGGAACCGTACGGGCGACGGTTTCGTCGACCTCGACACGGCGATCATGCGTTCCAACGATACCTACTTCTATGACCTGGCGCACAAGCTCGGCATCGATCGGCTGTCGGCCTACATGAACAAGTTCGGCATCGGCCAGAAGGTCTCGCTGGACATGTTCGAAGAATCCCCCGGCCTGATGCCGTCCCGCGAATGGAAACGGGCGACGCGTAAACAGGCGTGGTTCCCGGGTGAAACCCTGATCCTCGGGATCGGCCAGGGCTACATGCAATCAACGCCGCTGCAACTGGCTCAGGCCACGGCGCTGGTCGCCAACAAAGGCATCTGGAATCGTCCGCACCTGGCCAAATCCCTCGAAGGGGTGAAGCCGGTTGACGAGAATCCGATGCCGGACATTGTCCTGCGCGATCCGTCCGACTGGAACAAGGTCAACCACGGCATGCAGCAGGTGATGCACGGTGCGCGCGGTACTGCGCGTAAAGCCGCTATCGGTGCGCAATACCGCATCGCCGGCAAGTCCGGTACGGCACAGGTCGTCGCGATCAAGCAGGGTGAGAAGTACGACCGCTCCAAGGTTCAGGAGCGCCACCGTGACCACGCCCTGTTCGTCGGTTTTGCCCCGGCCGATGACCCGAAAATTGTTGTTTCGGTGATGGTCGAGAACGGTGAGTCCGGTTCCGGCGTCGCCGCGCCCGTGGTGCGTCAGGTCATGGACGCCTGGCTGCTCGATAAGGACGGACGTTTGAAGGCCGAATACGCCAGCCCAATCAGTGCGGAGGCTACGGCCCGTGATGAATAA
- the rodA gene encoding rod shape-determining protein RodA yields MRRRATLLQRLHIDGPLLILLLILAAGSLFVLYSASGKSWDLLAKQATSFGIGLVSMIIIAQFEPRFMARWVPLGYVIGVVLLLVVDIMGHNAMGATRWINIPGVIRFQPSEFMKILMPATIAWYLSKRTLPPQLKHVGISLMLIGVPFALIVRQPDLGTSLLILAGGAFVLFMGGLRWRWILSVLAAAIPVSVAMWFFIMHDYQKQRILTFLDPESDPLGTGWNIIQSKAAIGSGGVFGKGWLLGTQSHLDFLPESHTDFIIAVLGEEFGLVGICALLLIYLLLIGRGLVITAQAQTLFGKLLAGALTMTFFVYVFVNIGMVSGLLPVVGVPLPFISYGGTSLVTLLSAFGVLMSIHTHRKWIAQV; encoded by the coding sequence ATGCGTCGCCGCGCGACGTTGCTGCAACGACTGCATATCGATGGCCCGTTGCTGATCCTGCTGCTGATTCTCGCTGCCGGCAGCCTGTTCGTGCTGTATTCGGCGAGCGGCAAGAGCTGGGATCTGTTGGCAAAACAGGCCACATCGTTCGGTATCGGCCTGGTGTCGATGATCATCATCGCCCAGTTCGAGCCGCGTTTCATGGCGCGCTGGGTGCCGCTCGGTTATGTGATCGGCGTGGTGCTGCTGTTGGTGGTGGACATCATGGGCCACAACGCCATGGGCGCGACGCGCTGGATCAACATCCCCGGGGTAATCCGCTTTCAGCCCTCGGAATTCATGAAGATCCTGATGCCGGCGACCATTGCCTGGTATCTGTCCAAGCGTACGTTGCCTCCGCAACTCAAGCATGTCGGCATCAGCCTGATGCTGATCGGCGTGCCTTTCGCGCTGATCGTGCGCCAGCCCGATCTGGGCACTTCGCTGCTGATTCTGGCGGGCGGTGCATTCGTCTTGTTCATGGGCGGGCTGCGCTGGCGCTGGATTCTCAGCGTGCTGGCCGCCGCGATTCCGGTGTCGGTGGCGATGTGGTTTTTCATCATGCACGACTACCAGAAGCAGCGAATCCTGACCTTCCTCGACCCGGAAAGCGATCCGCTCGGTACCGGCTGGAACATCATTCAGTCGAAAGCCGCGATCGGTTCCGGCGGCGTGTTCGGCAAGGGCTGGCTGCTCGGCACCCAGTCACACCTGGACTTCCTGCCGGAAAGCCACACCGACTTCATCATTGCCGTGCTCGGCGAAGAATTCGGCCTGGTGGGCATCTGCGCGCTGCTGCTGATCTATCTATTGTTGATTGGCCGGGGGCTGGTGATCACCGCTCAGGCACAAACGCTGTTCGGCAAATTGCTCGCCGGTGCGTTGACCATGACGTTTTTTGTTTACGTTTTCGTCAACATCGGTATGGTCAGTGGCCTGTTGCCGGTCGTAGGGGTGCCGTTGCCGTTCATTAGCTACGGCGGAACTTCGCTGGTGACGCTGCTGTCAGCGTTTGGGGTTTTGATGTCGATCCATACCCATCGCAAGTGGATCGCACAGGTTTGA
- the mltB gene encoding lytic murein transglycosylase B, which produces MQVMRGWATRCAPLVGLMGLLGSVQEALAGEYEGSPQVAEFVGEMTRDYGFAGEQLMAVFREAQRKQAILDAISRPAERVKQWKEYRPMFITDARIARGVDFWRQHEATLARAEQEYGVPAQVIVSIIGVETFFGRNTGNYRVIDALSTLGFDYPPRAEFFRKELREFLLLAREEQVDPLTLKGSYAGAMGLPQFMPSSFRAYAVDFDGDGHINIWNNPDDAIGSVASYFKRHGWVAGEPVVSRADVRGEQVDEGLTTGIEPTKTVGELRVLGWSSHDALRDDMPVTAFRLEGDNGPEYWMGLKNFYAITRYNRSVMYAMAVHQLSEQLVQARGVK; this is translated from the coding sequence ATGCAAGTAATGCGTGGCTGGGCGACTCGATGCGCGCCGCTGGTAGGCCTGATGGGCCTTCTGGGTAGCGTCCAGGAAGCGCTGGCCGGCGAATACGAAGGCTCGCCTCAGGTGGCCGAGTTCGTCGGTGAAATGACCCGCGACTACGGTTTTGCCGGTGAGCAATTGATGGCGGTGTTCCGCGAGGCTCAGCGCAAACAGGCGATTCTCGACGCCATTTCCAGACCTGCCGAGCGCGTCAAGCAGTGGAAAGAATATCGCCCGATGTTCATCACCGACGCGCGTATCGCCCGTGGTGTGGATTTCTGGCGTCAGCACGAGGCGACGCTGGCCCGTGCCGAGCAGGAATACGGCGTGCCGGCCCAAGTCATCGTGTCGATCATCGGTGTTGAAACCTTTTTCGGACGTAATACCGGTAATTACCGGGTGATCGATGCCTTGTCGACGCTCGGTTTCGACTATCCTCCCCGTGCCGAATTTTTCCGCAAGGAACTGCGTGAGTTCCTGCTGCTGGCGCGCGAAGAACAGGTCGATCCACTGACCCTCAAAGGCTCGTACGCCGGGGCCATGGGCCTGCCGCAGTTCATGCCGAGCAGCTTCCGCGCTTACGCGGTGGATTTCGACGGTGACGGCCACATCAATATCTGGAACAACCCGGATGATGCGATCGGCAGCGTCGCGAGCTATTTCAAGCGTCACGGCTGGGTCGCGGGTGAGCCTGTGGTCAGCCGCGCCGATGTCCGTGGCGAGCAGGTCGATGAAGGCCTGACCACCGGCATCGAACCGACGAAAACCGTTGGAGAGTTGCGAGTGCTGGGCTGGTCAAGTCATGATGCGCTGCGCGATGATATGCCGGTTACTGCATTTCGCCTCGAAGGCGACAACGGCCCTGAATACTGGATGGGCCTGAAGAATTTCTACGCGATCACGCGTTATAACCGCAGCGTGATGTACGCCATGGCCGTACATCAACTGTCTGAACAGCTGGTACAAGCACGGGGCGTCAAGTAA
- a CDS encoding septal ring lytic transglycosylase RlpA family protein, whose translation MRALPNNKPLKLVAFAALAVLVASCTTSRSPTPKTSNTAVRAQPGLDINRAHKDGAPWWDVDVSRIPDATPTLHTGPYKANPYTVLGKTYFPLQESKTYVASGTASWYGTKFHGQNTANGEVYDLYGMSAAHKTLPLPSYVRVTNLDNNRTVILRVNDRGPFYSDRIIDLSYAAAKKLGYAETGTARVKVEGIDPQQYWAAKGRPAPLMLNEPQVAQNSAPVITASAGTVEQWTPPPQQHASDTVPVPMSAKKNASATATGQYLQVGAFANPDAAELLRSKLSGMVSAPVFISSIVRNQQTLHRVRLGPIGSPGEIAQVQNSVRLANLGSPSVVTE comes from the coding sequence ATGCGGGCATTGCCTAACAATAAACCCCTGAAGCTGGTGGCATTCGCTGCGTTGGCGGTATTGGTCGCCAGTTGCACGACCAGCCGTTCGCCGACGCCGAAAACCTCCAATACCGCTGTGCGAGCGCAGCCGGGTCTGGACATCAACCGCGCGCACAAAGACGGCGCGCCGTGGTGGGATGTCGATGTCTCGCGCATCCCCGATGCCACGCCGACCCTGCACACTGGTCCGTACAAGGCCAACCCGTACACCGTACTGGGCAAAACCTATTTCCCGTTGCAGGAATCCAAGACTTACGTCGCTTCCGGCACAGCGTCCTGGTACGGCACCAAGTTTCACGGTCAGAACACCGCCAACGGCGAGGTCTACGACCTGTACGGCATGAGTGCTGCACACAAGACATTGCCACTGCCAAGTTACGTTCGGGTGACCAACCTGGACAACAACCGCACAGTGATCCTGCGCGTCAACGACCGTGGGCCGTTCTATTCCGATCGCATCATCGACCTGTCTTATGCCGCCGCGAAAAAACTCGGTTACGCCGAAACCGGCACCGCGCGCGTCAAGGTTGAAGGCATCGATCCGCAGCAATACTGGGCAGCCAAGGGCCGTCCGGCACCGTTGATGCTCAACGAGCCGCAGGTCGCGCAGAACAGCGCTCCGGTGATCACGGCGTCGGCCGGCACCGTCGAGCAATGGACGCCACCGCCGCAGCAACATGCCTCCGACACCGTCCCTGTGCCGATGAGTGCAAAAAAAAACGCTTCTGCAACAGCAACTGGCCAGTATCTGCAGGTGGGCGCGTTCGCCAACCCGGACGCTGCAGAACTCCTGAGGTCGAAGCTCAGCGGGATGGTGAGCGCTCCGGTGTTCATCAGCTCGATCGTGCGCAATCAGCAGACCCTGCACCGGGTTCGCCTGGGGCCGATCGGCTCGCCGGGTGAGATTGCCCAGGTGCAGAACAGTGTGCGCCTGGCCAACCTTGGTTCGCCAAGTGTGGTCACCGAGTAA